From the genome of Pseudanabaena sp. FACHB-2040:
CCGGCAAAAGCTACCTGGAACAGGAAGAACGTATCTTTGGTCAGATTAAGACCATCGGGACCAAGGCCGTATGTCTCAGGAGCTCCGCCCAGGAAGAAGTTTGACCAGCCGACAAAGCTATTGCCGTTGGCTCCGAACATCAGGGAGAACCCAATGAACCAGTAGGCTAGGGTTGCCAGGGCAAAAACTACAAGGTTCTTAGAAAGAACGTTGACAGCATTCTTCTGGCGGCAGAAACCCGTCTCTAGCATGCCGAAACCGGCATTCATGAAGATCACCAGGAAGGCGGCGATCGTGATCCAGATATTGTTCAGGGCGAACTGAACATCCTCGGCAGTCAGGGGAGCATCTTGAGCGTGGGCAGCCACTCCCCAGGTAGCAACAATAACCAGAGCCAGGGGAATGCAGGCTAGCCAGCCCCAGGAGGTCTTGCGGCCAAACAGGTTCTTGATGGCCTCATCAAAGGGAGGCACGTTGGAGTTCCAGAAGGACGGGGTGGGCCGCCTCCGAAATTGCGATCGCTTGCGTAGCACTAATCTAGACATCTCGACAGACGTTCCTTCAACACATCAGACAGCAAATACAGCCTTGCTCAGACAGCTTTCGCCTCCGAACACTCACCAGCAGATGCGTAAACACCAAAAGTGAAGACAGAATGATTCCACCAATTCTGCGAGTGGCAATCTGTATCAGGGAACACAATATCCGTGTAAACCCTCAACAGATGAGCCAGTTTAGGCTGCAAACATTGAAAAAACTTTGAGAACTTGGATGTAAGAACTTGCAGAAGTTGCCGCTGTCGCGATTAGGTCCAGTTACATTAAGTTCTTTAGGTACTGTCGATACCCTACAGTTTCTAGCTGAGCCTGCTTGGCTCTGACTGAGGCTTCTAGATCCGCTCGATATTGAGAAACGGCTGCTAGCAAGTCTGGTCGATGGCTGGCCAAGATCTGCACAGCTAGAAGCCCAGCATTCTTAGCATTGCCAATTGCAACCGTAGCCACCGGAATTCCTGCAGGCATTTGCACAATCGAATAGAGCGAGTCTATGCCCTGTAGTGTGCGGCTCTGCACCGGCACCCCGATCACCGGCAGCGGCGTGAGTGAAGCTACCATGCCCGGCAAGTGCGCTGCTCCTCCGGCCCCGGCAATGATTACCTTCAGCCCTCGAAGATGGGCCTGCTTGGCGTAGTCCACCATGTGCTCCGGAGTCCGGTGAGCTGAGACGATGGCGACCTCATGGGCAATATGAAACTGCTCGCATACTTCAATGGCCGCTTGCATGGTGGGCAAGTCTGAGTCGCTGCCCATAATGATGCCAATCTCCGGGGACTGCATGGTTTTCTCCCTTTCTTTTCGTGTCAGCAATTCATTGACGGTAGCAAAACGTAATAGGATTTAATCTTGCCAACTACAAAACCTTGGGCAAATTCCAGCAGAGTGAGATTAGGCGAAGGCATGAACTCAGTTGATGATAAAACCGTTGTTCGCGAGTACTTCAATGCCAAGGGGTTCGACCGCTGGCGGCGAATTTATGGCGATGGCGAGGTTAACAAGGTTCAGCTTGATATTCGCACTGGACACCAAAAAACCGTTGACACCCTGATGTCTTGGTTGAGGGCAGACGGCAACTTAAACGGCTTGACTCTCTGCGATGCTGGCTGTGGTGTGGGTAGCCTCTCTATTCCCCTGGCGGCTGAGGGTGCAAAGGTCTACGCTAGCGATATCTCTGAAAAAATGGTGGGCGAGGCCCGAGAGCGGGCTGAAGCCGAGCTAAGTGCAGACCAAGTGCCGGCCTTTGAGGTGAAGGATTTGGAAGACCTCAGCGGGCGCTATCACACGGTAGTTTGCCTGGATGTGCTGATTCACTATCCTCAAGATAAGGCGGCGGCAATGGTGGCTCACCTCAGTTCTCTGGCTGAGTCGCGCCTGATTCTCAGCTTTGCGCCGAAGACTCTCTACTACAGCGCGTTGAAAAAGGTGGGCGATTTTTTCCCCGGCCCTAGTAAAGCAACCCGCGCTTACCTGCACCGTGAGGCGGATGTGGTAAAGGCGCTAGAGGCCAACGGCTGGCGAATTGAGCGCCGGGCGATGAACAAAACTCAGTTCTATTTCTCCCGATTGCTAGAAGCCGTTCGTTGATGGTTCATCCTTTGCAAAGTTAGCCTTGATTGAGTCTGCGATCGGTTAATTTTGGAAGGTGAAGGAACGTCTGAAGGGGTCTTATGAAATGGTTCCTATGGGCGACATCTGTGGGATTGGCCTCTTTGGGCGGGCTGCTCTTGCTGCTGTCTCTAACGCTGGTATCCAATCCTCAGGCCAATCAAAGCGATAGAGATGGGTCGCTGGCGCTGTTTGTTTTTGCGGTGCCGCCGTTGGTCGGCGGTACTGGGCTGGCTTGGGGTCTTTACTTTCACCAGCGCAATGCTGAGCGGCTACGCCAACAGGCAGAGGCAGAGCAATTGCAGAAGCTGTTTTATGACCTAGTGCAGCGGCAGCAGGGGCGCTTGACCGTGCTGCAGTTCGCAGCGGCGGCTAGCCTCTCTGGAACCGCTGCTAAGCAATACTTGGATGAGCGGGCCAAGGAGTTTGGGGCCGACTTTACTTCAGAGGCCGCTGGTGAAATCACCTATCACTTCCCGGGTTAAGGCGCTCTGCTTCAGGCTGCCCTAGGTTATCCTGGCACTTAAGCTGTAAGCCGAGAGGGGCATAGCTATGGCTTTGTTTCGAGTATTTCTTGCGATCGCATCTCTCCTAGGCGGCCTAGGCGTTGCCGCTGGAGCCTTTGCCTCCCATGCCTTACGCGATCAGCTTACAGAGAGAATGCTGGCCGTTTTTGAGACTGGGGTGCGCTATCAGATGTACCACGCGCTGGCCCTGGGTGGTGTGGCGCTGCTGTTGGCGCGATCTGAGGTGGGCAGCGGCTGGCTCACGGCAGCGGGATGGGCGTTTATTGCCGGGGTGATGATTTTCTCGGGCAGCCTGTATGCACTGAGCCTATCGAGCGTGAAATGGCTGGGCGCAGTTACGCCGCTGGGTGGGGTAGCGCTGATAGCGGGGTGGGGTTGCCTTGCGATCGCAGCGCTGGTTGGTAAATAGCAGCCCTGCAGACAGCTTGCCGCTTGAGAACGCGATACAACCCAATAAAGCTTAAAGACAAGCCGCCCCAAGGATTGCCCATGTGTCGTTTACTGGCCTATCTCGGTCCCCCTATTCAGCTAGATAAAATCTTGTTCGAGCCATCCCATTCGCTGATCGCCCAGAGCTATCAGCCGCGTGAGATGGAGGTTGCCCTGCTCAATGCCGACGGCTTTGGCCTGAGCTGGTACCACGCCACCCAACAGACCGAGCCTTTTATCTACCGCAACACTCAGCCCATTTGGAATGACATCAACCTGCCCCAAATCTGCCGCTATGTTGAGTCTGGCTGTGTTTTGGCCCACGTTCGCAGCGCTACGCCTGGGCTGGCTGTGGACCTGCACAACTGCCAGCCCTTTCGAGACGGGGCGTTGACCTTCATTCACAACGGCTTTATCGAAAATTTCCGCTACACCCTGTATCGGTCTATTCGAGAACGGCTTTGCGATCGCGCCTACCACGTCATTCACGGCCTGACAGATTCAGAACACATCTTTGCCCTGCTGCTCCACGAACTCGAAACTCACCCCGATCTCTCCCTGGCCCAGGGGCTAGCAAAAACGCTGCAGATTCTGGCAGCGCTAGCCCAACGGCAGCGGGTACGAGTCGCCGCCAATATCATTTTGAGTGACGGCCAACAGCTGATTGCGGCTCGTTTTGACACGGCTGGGGCCGATCCCTCTTTGTACTGGTTGCAAGACCACCCCTCGTTTCCTGGTGCCGTGTTAATTGCCTCAGAACCGCTGTTTGAAGCCAATTGGGTGACCTGTCCGCCAGCCTCGCTTGTCCTCGTTGAGCCTACCTGTGAGATTCAAACCTATCCCCTCCCCT
Proteins encoded in this window:
- the purE gene encoding 5-(carboxyamino)imidazole ribonucleotide mutase yields the protein MQSPEIGIIMGSDSDLPTMQAAIEVCEQFHIAHEVAIVSAHRTPEHMVDYAKQAHLRGLKVIIAGAGGAAHLPGMVASLTPLPVIGVPVQSRTLQGIDSLYSIVQMPAGIPVATVAIGNAKNAGLLAVQILASHRPDLLAAVSQYRADLEASVRAKQAQLETVGYRQYLKNLM
- the bchM gene encoding magnesium protoporphyrin IX methyltransferase; the protein is MNSVDDKTVVREYFNAKGFDRWRRIYGDGEVNKVQLDIRTGHQKTVDTLMSWLRADGNLNGLTLCDAGCGVGSLSIPLAAEGAKVYASDISEKMVGEARERAEAELSADQVPAFEVKDLEDLSGRYHTVVCLDVLIHYPQDKAAAMVAHLSSLAESRLILSFAPKTLYYSALKKVGDFFPGPSKATRAYLHREADVVKALEANGWRIERRAMNKTQFYFSRLLEAVR
- a CDS encoding DUF423 domain-containing protein, with amino-acid sequence MFRVFLAIASLLGGLGVAAGAFASHALRDQLTERMLAVFETGVRYQMYHALALGGVALLLARSEVGSGWLTAAGWAFIAGVMIFSGSLYALSLSSVKWLGAVTPLGGVALIAGWGCLAIAALVGK
- the egtC gene encoding ergothioneine biosynthesis protein EgtC; the encoded protein is MCRLLAYLGPPIQLDKILFEPSHSLIAQSYQPREMEVALLNADGFGLSWYHATQQTEPFIYRNTQPIWNDINLPQICRYVESGCVLAHVRSATPGLAVDLHNCQPFRDGALTFIHNGFIENFRYTLYRSIRERLCDRAYHVIHGLTDSEHIFALLLHELETHPDLSLAQGLAKTLQILAALAQRQRVRVAANIILSDGQQLIAARFDTAGADPSLYWLQDHPSFPGAVLIASEPLFEANWVTCPPASLVLVEPTCEIQTYPLPFSDPDSSLAVPLAS